A window of Phyllopteryx taeniolatus isolate TA_2022b chromosome 19, UOR_Ptae_1.2, whole genome shotgun sequence contains these coding sequences:
- the LOC133469283 gene encoding hemoglobin subunit beta-1-like has translation MVVWTEEERAAISGIMGGLLYEDDGPKALCRCLIVYPWTQRYFGAFGNLYNAEAIMSNTQIAEHGTKILHGLDRALKNMDNIKETYAELSVLHSEKLHVDPDNFKLLADCLTIVIAAKMGNSFNPDIQAAWQKFLSVVVSALGRQYH, from the exons ATGGTTGTGTGGACTGAAGAAGAGCGTGCTGCCATCAGCGGCATCATGGGCGGCCTGCTCTACGAGGATGACGGCCCCAAGGCTCTGTGCAG GTGTCTGATCGTTTACCCCTGGACCCAGAGGTACTTTGGCGCCTTCGGTAACCTCTACAATGCTGAAGCCATCATGAGCAACACCCAAATTGCAGAACACGGCACCAAGATCCTGCACGGTCTGGACCGGGCTCTGAAGAACATGGACAACATCAAGGAAACCTACGCCGAGCTGAGCGTGCTGCACTCTGAGAAGCTGCATGTGGATCCTGACAATTTCAAG TTGCTGGCTGACTGTTTGACCATCGTCATTGCCGCCAAAATGGGAAATAGCTTCAACCCAGACATTCAGGCCGCCTGGCAGAAGTTCTTGTCTGTGGTGGTGTCCGCTCTGGGAAGGCAATACCACTAA
- the LOC133469285 gene encoding cytochrome c oxidase assembly protein COX19, with the protein MSTAMNFGSKSFRPRPPDKGSFPLDHFGECKAFKETFMKCLRDSNFDNSKCRLQSKAYLECRMEHQLMTKEPLEKLGFKDLVDPPPPSQANKDCKH; encoded by the exons atgtcgaCTGCAATGAATTTCGGGTCAAAGAGCTTTAGACCCCGACCACCAGACAAAGGGTCGTTCCCATTAGATCACTTTG GAGAGTGTAAAGCCTTCAAGGAGACGTTCATGAAATGCTTGCGAGACAGCAATTTCGACAATTCCAAGTGCCGCCTCCAGTCAAAAGCCTACCTGGAATGCCGCATGGAACA CCAGCTCATGACAAAGGAACCACTGGAAAAACTGGGATTCAAAGACTTGGTGGATCCTCCTCCGCCCAGCCAAGCAAACAAAGATTGCAAACATTAA
- the hbae4 gene encoding hemoglobin subunit alpha-D-like, protein MLSKKEKELLEGAWSRLTPVAEYIGADALLRMFTTFPGSKTYFSHLDISPGSNHLFTHGKKIVLAIADGAQNISQLTVTLAPLQTLHAYLLRIDPSNFKHFSQCMLVSLAVHMGEDFTEVLHAAMDKYLSAFAAVLAEKYR, encoded by the exons ATGCTGTCCAAGAAGGAGAAAGAACTACTTGAAGGCGCATGGAGCCGACTGACTCCTGTGGCTGAATACATTGGAGCTGATGCGCTTCTTAG AATGTTTACAACCTTCCCTGGCAGCAAGACATACTTTTCCCACCTTGACATCAGTCCAGGATCCAATCATCTCTTCACCCACGGGAAGAAGATCGTTCTAGCCATAGCCGACGGGGCCCAAAACATCAGCCAGCTGACGGTAACTCTGGCCCCTCTGCAGACTTTGCATGCCTACCTGCTGCGGATAGACCCGTCGAACTTCAAG CATTTCTCACAATGTATGCTCGTCTCATTGGCCGTTCACATGGGTGAAGACTTTACCGAGGTTTTACACGCCGCTATGGACAAGTACCTGTCAGCTTTTGCAGCAGTACTCGCTGAGAAATACAGATGA
- the rhbdf1b gene encoding inactive rhomboid protein 1 isoform X2: MDEPGTRKKPPWPHLDIPIIQLTTADTPILKGPLKRQRSVSMPGPNLQACMGAFDTSKNHLRPPLETVPSFTSSKGGTADWFGVGKDSDSGQRWRRKSLQHCSHLYGGLKAQVMRGMELPSQDNLSLASTETPPPLYLPPHHPCHHHYGIQRIVDPLARGRAFRTVEEGDGFGVPPTTTNPCTASLCSFSSSRSALSRLPRRRKRESVAIMSLKAAAALMKGRALGEGATGRYRRRSFLPPSFFEDDTVDFPDDLDTSFFTGEGLPDELSSYADEVFETASETACQQPDEGELTGSALDRNELERSHLMLPLERGWRKAKDGSLVQPKVRVNQVVSQQRGQRIAVPVKKFFAREKRPYGLGMVGRLTNRTYRKRIDSFVKRQIEDMDDHRPFFSYWITFVHLLITILAVTIHGIAPVGFSQHETVDSVLRNKGVYENVKFVQQQNFWIGPSSEALIHLGAKFSPCMRQDGEIHKLVQEKRAKERESGCCVRNDRSGCLQTLQEECSTTLALWVKWPQHPSAPYLNGKLRQYGAVCHQDPRICQEPASVSPHEWPEDITKWPVCTRYSFVNHTNLPHIDCTITGRPCCIGTKGRCEITSREYCDFMHGYFHEEATLCSQVACMDDVCGLLPFLNPEVPDQFSRLWLSLFLHAGILHCLVSMLFQMTVLRDLEKLTGWLRISIIYMLSGITGNLASAIFLPYRAEVGPAGSQFGILACLFVELFQSWQILERPWRAFGKLLGISGFFFSFGLLPWIDNFAHICGFVSGFFLSFAFLPYISFGRSDMYRKRVQICVFLLVFTALLSSLGILFYVYPVKCDWCEYLTCIPITDKLCDKYDLNANLL, encoded by the exons GGGTACAGCGGACTGGTTTGGCGTGGGCAAAGATAGCGACAGTGGCCAGcgatggaggaggaagagccTGCAGCACTGCAGCCATCTCTACGGGGGCCTAAAGGCTCAGGTGATGAGGGGCATGGAGCTGCCCAGCCAGGACAACCTCTCCCTGGCCAGCACTGAGACCCCTCCTCCCCTCTACCTCCCACCCCACCACCCTTGTCACCATCACTATGGCATACAGAGG ATTGTGGATCCGCTGGCTCGTGGTCGCGCCTTCCGCACGGTGGAAGAGGGAGACGGCTTCGGTGTCCCACCGACTACCACCAACCCCTGCACAGCCTCCCTGTGCTCCTTTTCCAGCTCCCGCTCGGCCCTCAGCAGGTTGCCACGGCGACGCAAGCGGGAGTCCGTTGCCATCATGAGCCTCAAAGCTGCCGCGGCACTGATGAAG GGCCGTGCATTAGGTGAAGGCGCCACAGGGCGATATCGCAGGCGGAGTTTCCTGCCCCCCAGTTTCTTCGAGGATGACACTGTAGACTTCCCTGATGATCTTGACACATCTTTCTTCACTGGA GAGGGCCTGCCAGATGAGCTCTCCAGCTACGCCGATGAGGTTTTTGAGACGGCATCGGAGACTGCGTGCCAGCAGCCGGATGAGGGTGAGCTCACCGGAAGTGCGCTGGATAGGAACGAACTGGAGAGGAGTCACCTGATGCT GCCTTTAGAGCGAGGATGGCGCAAAGCAAAAGACGGCTCACTCGTCCAACCCAAGGTGCGAGTGAATCAAGTGGTGAGTCAGCAGCGTGGGCAAAGGATCGCGGTGCCCGTGAAGAAGTTCTTCGCCCGAGAGAAGAGGCCCTACGGGCTCGGCATGGTCGGCCGTCTTACCAACCGGACATACCGAAAGCGCATCGACAGCTTCGTCAAGAGACAGATTGAAGACATGGACGATCACAG GCCTTTCTTCAGCTACTGGATCACATTCGTCCATTTACTTATCACCATCCTGGCTGTCACCATCCACGGCATCGCTCCTGTGGGCTTCTCACAACATGAAACTGTTGATTCG GTGTTGCGGAACAAGGGTGTGTAcgaaaatgtgaaatttgtgcaacaacaaaatttctGGATTGGTCCAAGCTCA GAGGCGCTGATCCATCTGGGAGCCAAGTTTTCCCCGTGCATGCGTCAGGATGGAGAGATCCACAAGCTGGTGCAGGAGAAGAGGGCCAAAGAGAGAGAGTCGGGCTGCTGCGTGAGGAACGATCGCTCGGGATGTTTGCAGACTTTACAAGAGGAGTGCTCG ACCACCTTGGCACTGTGGGTAAAATGGCCTCAGCACCCCAGTGCTCCTTATTTGAATGGTAAACTACGACAATACGGTGCAGTCTGCCATCAGGATCCCAG AATATGTCAGGAGCCTGCCTCTGTTTCACCTCACGAGTGGCCTGAAGACATCACCAAGTGGCCA GTTTGCACGCGGTACAGTTTTGTGAACCACACCAACCTCCCCCACATAGATTGTACCATCACGGGCCGGCCCTGCTGCATCGGAACCAAAGGACG ATGTGAAATCACTTCCAGAGAGTACTGTGACTTCATGCACGGCTACTTCCATGAAGAAGCCACTCTCTGCTCACAG GTGGCGTGCATGGATGACGTGTGCGGTCTCTTGCCTTTCCTCAACCCAGAGGTCCCAGACCAGTTTTCCCGACTGTGGCTCTCCCTCTTCCTTCATGCTGG GATCCTTCACTGCCTGGTGTCAATGTTGTTCCAAATGACAGTGCTTCGTGATCTGGAGAAGCTGACCGGCTGGCTGCGGATCTCCATCATATACATGCTCAGCGGCATTACAGGCAACTTGGCGTCGGCCATTTTTCTGCCCTACAGAGCGGAG GTGGGTCCTGCTGGCAGCCAGTTCGGCATCTTGGCATGTCTCTTCGTGGAACTCTTTCAGAGCTGGCAGATCCTCGAGAGGCCGTGGCGAGCGTTCGGAAAGCTGCTCGGCATCTCTggctttttcttctccttcggTCTGCTTCCCTGGATCGACAACTTTGCCCACATTTGTGGTTTTGTCTCAGGATTCTTCTTGTCCTTTGCCTTCTTGCCATACATCAG CTTTGGACGCTCCGACATGTACCGCAAGAGGGTGCAGATCTGTGTATTCCTGCTGGTGTTCACAGCTCTGCTGTCGTCCCTGGGCATCCTCTTTTACGTTTACCCCGTCAAGTGCGACTGGTGCGAGTACCTCACCTGCATCCCCATCACGGACAAACTCTGCGACAAGTACGACCTAAACGCAAATCTCCTTTGA
- the rhbdf1b gene encoding inactive rhomboid protein 1 isoform X3 has translation MSRSQDPYWGSVNRGTADWFGVGKDSDSGQRWRRKSLQHCSHLYGGLKAQVMRGMELPSQDNLSLASTETPPPLYLPPHHPCHHHYGIQRIVDPLARGRAFRTVEEGDGFGVPPTTTNPCTASLCSFSSSRSALSRLPRRRKRESVAIMSLKAAAALMKGRALGEGATGRYRRRSFLPPSFFEDDTVDFPDDLDTSFFTGEGLPDELSSYADEVFETASETACQQPDEGELTGSALDRNELERSHLMLPLERGWRKAKDGSLVQPKVRVNQVVSQQRGQRIAVPVKKFFAREKRPYGLGMVGRLTNRTYRKRIDSFVKRQIEDMDDHRPFFSYWITFVHLLITILAVTIHGIAPVGFSQHETVDSVLRNKGVYENVKFVQQQNFWIGPSSEALIHLGAKFSPCMRQDGEIHKLVQEKRAKERESGCCVRNDRSGCLQTLQEECSTTLALWVKWPQHPSAPYLNGKLRQYGAVCHQDPRICQEPASVSPHEWPEDITKWPVCTRYSFVNHTNLPHIDCTITGRPCCIGTKGRCEITSREYCDFMHGYFHEEATLCSQVACMDDVCGLLPFLNPEVPDQFSRLWLSLFLHAGILHCLVSMLFQMTVLRDLEKLTGWLRISIIYMLSGITGNLASAIFLPYRAEVGPAGSQFGILACLFVELFQSWQILERPWRAFGKLLGISGFFFSFGLLPWIDNFAHICGFVSGFFLSFAFLPYISFGRSDMYRKRVQICVFLLVFTALLSSLGILFYVYPVKCDWCEYLTCIPITDKLCDKYDLNANLL, from the exons GGGTACAGCGGACTGGTTTGGCGTGGGCAAAGATAGCGACAGTGGCCAGcgatggaggaggaagagccTGCAGCACTGCAGCCATCTCTACGGGGGCCTAAAGGCTCAGGTGATGAGGGGCATGGAGCTGCCCAGCCAGGACAACCTCTCCCTGGCCAGCACTGAGACCCCTCCTCCCCTCTACCTCCCACCCCACCACCCTTGTCACCATCACTATGGCATACAGAGG ATTGTGGATCCGCTGGCTCGTGGTCGCGCCTTCCGCACGGTGGAAGAGGGAGACGGCTTCGGTGTCCCACCGACTACCACCAACCCCTGCACAGCCTCCCTGTGCTCCTTTTCCAGCTCCCGCTCGGCCCTCAGCAGGTTGCCACGGCGACGCAAGCGGGAGTCCGTTGCCATCATGAGCCTCAAAGCTGCCGCGGCACTGATGAAG GGCCGTGCATTAGGTGAAGGCGCCACAGGGCGATATCGCAGGCGGAGTTTCCTGCCCCCCAGTTTCTTCGAGGATGACACTGTAGACTTCCCTGATGATCTTGACACATCTTTCTTCACTGGA GAGGGCCTGCCAGATGAGCTCTCCAGCTACGCCGATGAGGTTTTTGAGACGGCATCGGAGACTGCGTGCCAGCAGCCGGATGAGGGTGAGCTCACCGGAAGTGCGCTGGATAGGAACGAACTGGAGAGGAGTCACCTGATGCT GCCTTTAGAGCGAGGATGGCGCAAAGCAAAAGACGGCTCACTCGTCCAACCCAAGGTGCGAGTGAATCAAGTGGTGAGTCAGCAGCGTGGGCAAAGGATCGCGGTGCCCGTGAAGAAGTTCTTCGCCCGAGAGAAGAGGCCCTACGGGCTCGGCATGGTCGGCCGTCTTACCAACCGGACATACCGAAAGCGCATCGACAGCTTCGTCAAGAGACAGATTGAAGACATGGACGATCACAG GCCTTTCTTCAGCTACTGGATCACATTCGTCCATTTACTTATCACCATCCTGGCTGTCACCATCCACGGCATCGCTCCTGTGGGCTTCTCACAACATGAAACTGTTGATTCG GTGTTGCGGAACAAGGGTGTGTAcgaaaatgtgaaatttgtgcaacaacaaaatttctGGATTGGTCCAAGCTCA GAGGCGCTGATCCATCTGGGAGCCAAGTTTTCCCCGTGCATGCGTCAGGATGGAGAGATCCACAAGCTGGTGCAGGAGAAGAGGGCCAAAGAGAGAGAGTCGGGCTGCTGCGTGAGGAACGATCGCTCGGGATGTTTGCAGACTTTACAAGAGGAGTGCTCG ACCACCTTGGCACTGTGGGTAAAATGGCCTCAGCACCCCAGTGCTCCTTATTTGAATGGTAAACTACGACAATACGGTGCAGTCTGCCATCAGGATCCCAG AATATGTCAGGAGCCTGCCTCTGTTTCACCTCACGAGTGGCCTGAAGACATCACCAAGTGGCCA GTTTGCACGCGGTACAGTTTTGTGAACCACACCAACCTCCCCCACATAGATTGTACCATCACGGGCCGGCCCTGCTGCATCGGAACCAAAGGACG ATGTGAAATCACTTCCAGAGAGTACTGTGACTTCATGCACGGCTACTTCCATGAAGAAGCCACTCTCTGCTCACAG GTGGCGTGCATGGATGACGTGTGCGGTCTCTTGCCTTTCCTCAACCCAGAGGTCCCAGACCAGTTTTCCCGACTGTGGCTCTCCCTCTTCCTTCATGCTGG GATCCTTCACTGCCTGGTGTCAATGTTGTTCCAAATGACAGTGCTTCGTGATCTGGAGAAGCTGACCGGCTGGCTGCGGATCTCCATCATATACATGCTCAGCGGCATTACAGGCAACTTGGCGTCGGCCATTTTTCTGCCCTACAGAGCGGAG GTGGGTCCTGCTGGCAGCCAGTTCGGCATCTTGGCATGTCTCTTCGTGGAACTCTTTCAGAGCTGGCAGATCCTCGAGAGGCCGTGGCGAGCGTTCGGAAAGCTGCTCGGCATCTCTggctttttcttctccttcggTCTGCTTCCCTGGATCGACAACTTTGCCCACATTTGTGGTTTTGTCTCAGGATTCTTCTTGTCCTTTGCCTTCTTGCCATACATCAG CTTTGGACGCTCCGACATGTACCGCAAGAGGGTGCAGATCTGTGTATTCCTGCTGGTGTTCACAGCTCTGCTGTCGTCCCTGGGCATCCTCTTTTACGTTTACCCCGTCAAGTGCGACTGGTGCGAGTACCTCACCTGCATCCCCATCACGGACAAACTCTGCGACAAGTACGACCTAAACGCAAATCTCCTTTGA